Proteins from a single region of Mytilus trossulus isolate FHL-02 chromosome 2, PNRI_Mtr1.1.1.hap1, whole genome shotgun sequence:
- the LOC134706538 gene encoding ORM1-like protein 1, which produces MNIGTATSEENPTHVYFGTRGFWITYTIIVLFCHFLLLSMPFFSTALAWTVTCVFHSAFTYIMLHNTKGTPFGTPEQGKARSQTTWEQIDCGQQFTPTRKFLTIVPIVLFFLASFYTKYDTVHFIFNLGALGFGVIPKLPQLHGVRIFGINKW; this is translated from the exons ATGAATATAGGAACAGCTACAAGTGAAGAAAATCCCACACATGTGTACTTTGGTACTCGTGGGTTCTGGATAACATACACTATAATCGTGTTGTTCTGTCATTTCTTATTATTGAGTATGCCTTTCTTCTCAACGGCTCTGGCATGGACAGTCACATGTGTATTCCACAGTGCG TTTACGTATATAATGTTGCACAACACAAAGGGAACCCCATTTGGCACCCCAGAACAGGGGAAAGCAAGATCACAGACAACATGGGAACAGATTGATTGTGGACAACAGTTTACACCAACAAGAAAATTTTTGACGATTGTGCCTATAGTTTT ATTTTTTCTTGCAAGTTTCTATACCAAGTATGACACAGTACATTTTATCTTCAATCTTGGAGCCCTTGGATTTGGAGTTATACCAAAACTGCCACAGTTACATGGTGTGAGAATATTTGGAATTAACAAGTGGTAA